In Nitrosarchaeum sp., a genomic segment contains:
- a CDS encoding tRNA (cytidine(56)-2'-O)-methyltransferase, with protein sequence MVIEVVRIGQRLVRDDRVTTHVALVARAFGCSKIFMTEVNPEIKDTLEKINNTWGGDFVVEFIDNWKSIVKMKKKNSKIVHLTMYGENINDVDMQLRKEENLLIVVGAEKVPREIYELADYNVGIGNQPHSEISALAIILDRIQKGEQFKNSFPGAKRKIIPTRNGKNVLVRGTRD encoded by the coding sequence ATGGTAATTGAAGTTGTAAGAATAGGACAGCGATTGGTAAGAGATGATAGAGTTACCACACATGTAGCTTTAGTTGCTAGAGCTTTTGGGTGTAGTAAAATATTCATGACTGAAGTTAATCCAGAAATTAAAGATACATTAGAAAAAATAAACAATACGTGGGGTGGAGATTTTGTTGTTGAATTTATTGATAATTGGAAATCAATTGTAAAAATGAAGAAAAAAAATAGTAAAATAGTTCATCTCACGATGTATGGAGAAAACATTAATGATGTAGATATGCAACTTAGAAAAGAAGAAAATTTACTAATAGTTGTAGGTGCTGAAAAAGTTCCAAGAGAAATCTATGAACTTGCAGATTATAATGTAGGAATTGGAAACCAACCCCATTCTGAGATTAGTGCATTAGCCATTATTCTTGATCGCATTCAAAAAGGGGAGCAATTTAAGAATAGTTTTCCTGGGGCTAAAAGAAAGATCATACCCACAAGAAATGGCAAAAATGTACTTGTAAGAGGAACAAGGGATTAA
- a CDS encoding transcription factor, translating to MVDKYEDPFVRIASMIGGDEYLKVARSLLKAEDATDEEIASSTGLRINMVRKVLYDLFGKSLITGIRVKDERKGWFVYRWRTRREEVEHFIESQKKKITERLQQRFDYENYSDFYHCGNEDCHRVTFEDALEGMFKCPSCGNVLNLKKNDKSKKAYSKKIDEIKKDMQQTF from the coding sequence TTGGTAGACAAATACGAAGACCCTTTTGTTAGAATTGCATCCATGATAGGAGGAGATGAATATCTCAAAGTTGCCAGATCACTTTTGAAGGCAGAAGATGCTACGGATGAAGAAATTGCAAGTTCTACAGGTTTGAGGATAAACATGGTAAGAAAGGTTTTGTATGATCTCTTTGGAAAGTCACTAATCACAGGAATTAGAGTTAAAGACGAACGTAAAGGATGGTTTGTTTATAGATGGAGAACTCGTAGAGAAGAAGTAGAACATTTCATAGAAAGTCAAAAAAAGAAAATTACAGAAAGATTGCAACAAAGATTTGATTATGAAAATTATTCAGATTTTTATCATTGTGGAAATGAAGATTGCCACAGAGTTACTTTTGAGGATGCTTTAGAAGGGATGTTCAAGTGTCCATCATGCGGGAATGTCTTGAACTTAAAAAAGAACGACAAATCAAAAAAAGCGTATTCTAAAAAAATTGACGAAATTAAAAAAGATATGCAACAGACGTTCTAG
- a CDS encoding NAD-dependent succinate-semialdehyde dehydrogenase, with protein MNQITTTNPATGEEISKFNPMDKDQVFQLVGKARRAFPEWKKDYEKRRSYIYNLVEYLKKNKMELAKVATSEMGKTIKESIGEVEKCAWALEYYADNGDSLLADEVLNTDARKSFLTFEPLGVIGSIMPWNFPYWQALRFAAPCLMAGNVIVMKPSRVTMQSGLEIEKAFTESGVPDGIFQTIIGSVESANHLIDSDVNAVTFTGSTDAGAKVGQRAAMNLKKCVLELGGSDPFIILDDAIIEKAAEGAVKGRFINCGQSCVASKRFFVGKNIAKDFIESFIKKASQLKVGDPTLIETDIGPLSSKGGLETISGIVEDAKEKGAEILLGGSQIDGKGYFYQPTILTNVKPNMRIAKEETFGPVAPITIVENESEAVKLANNTEFGLGASIWTKDLAKAEKMSRRIESGIVSVNNVVISDPRIPFGGIKHSGFGRELSRYGILEFVNIKSVRFYDNLSHHHYVE; from the coding sequence CTGAATCAAATAACTACAACAAATCCAGCAACTGGTGAAGAAATTTCTAAATTTAATCCAATGGATAAAGATCAAGTATTTCAGCTAGTTGGAAAGGCAAGAAGAGCTTTTCCTGAGTGGAAAAAAGATTATGAAAAACGTCGTAGTTACATCTACAATTTAGTTGAATATTTAAAAAAGAACAAAATGGAATTGGCAAAAGTTGCAACATCTGAAATGGGAAAAACAATCAAAGAATCAATTGGTGAAGTTGAAAAATGTGCTTGGGCCTTAGAGTATTATGCGGATAACGGGGATAGTTTACTTGCTGATGAAGTACTAAATACGGATGCAAGAAAAAGCTTTCTTACTTTTGAACCACTTGGAGTGATTGGTTCAATCATGCCATGGAATTTTCCTTATTGGCAAGCTCTAAGATTTGCTGCGCCTTGTTTAATGGCAGGAAATGTAATCGTAATGAAACCTTCTAGAGTAACCATGCAATCAGGTCTTGAGATTGAAAAAGCATTTACAGAATCGGGAGTACCAGATGGAATATTTCAAACAATAATAGGAAGTGTAGAATCTGCCAATCACTTAATTGATTCTGATGTCAACGCAGTGACATTTACAGGAAGCACTGATGCTGGTGCAAAAGTAGGTCAACGAGCTGCTATGAATTTAAAAAAATGCGTTTTAGAACTTGGAGGAAGTGATCCATTTATTATATTAGATGATGCAATTATTGAAAAAGCTGCTGAAGGTGCTGTTAAAGGTAGATTCATCAATTGTGGACAAAGCTGTGTTGCATCTAAAAGATTTTTTGTTGGAAAAAATATTGCTAAAGATTTTATTGAATCATTTATTAAAAAAGCTTCACAACTAAAAGTTGGAGATCCTACTTTAATTGAAACTGACATAGGACCTTTATCAAGTAAAGGGGGATTAGAAACAATTTCAGGAATTGTAGAAGATGCAAAAGAGAAGGGAGCTGAGATTCTTTTAGGCGGTTCACAAATTGATGGAAAGGGATACTTCTATCAACCTACAATTCTTACCAATGTTAAACCAAATATGAGAATTGCTAAGGAGGAAACATTTGGGCCGGTTGCACCCATAACTATAGTTGAAAATGAAAGTGAAGCAGTGAAATTGGCAAACAATACAGAATTTGGATTAGGGGCAAGTATTTGGACCAAAGACTTGGCAAAAGCTGAAAAAATGTCAAGAAGAATAGAATCAGGGATAGTTAGTGTAAATAATGTGGTTATTTCAGATCCAAGAATTCCTTTTGGAGGAATAAAACATAGCGGATTTGGAAGAGAGTTATCAAGATACGGAATTCTCGAATTTGTAAATATTAAATCTGTTAGATTTTATGATAATTTGAGTCATCATCATTATGTAGAATAA